In [Clostridium] cellulosi, one genomic interval encodes:
- the thiM gene encoding Hydroxyethylthiazole kinase (High confidence in function and specificity), with protein sequence MEREWVEKIGDALKAVRSQKPLVNHITNYVTVNDCANITLAIGASPIMADDIRESAEITSISSALVLNTGTLAEQTIQSMLAAGKKANELKIPVVLDPVGVGASKLRNQTVERILHEVKISVLRGNISEIRYIAGFEASTKGVDASDADMSSGLEAACTIVKTAARKYGCTVAATGETDIISDGHRTIMIKNGTRLLASVTGTGCMCTSLVGAFSGVTKDPMVAAAGGALCMGIAGEIAEEKAGKVGTGSFHIAIIDAVSLMDAETLMERAKIYETRD encoded by the coding sequence ATGGAAAGAGAATGGGTTGAAAAAATCGGAGATGCGCTGAAAGCGGTGCGCTCACAAAAGCCGCTGGTCAATCATATCACAAATTATGTCACGGTCAACGACTGTGCCAATATAACGCTGGCAATTGGTGCATCTCCGATCATGGCCGATGATATCAGAGAGTCAGCGGAGATTACATCAATTTCTTCAGCCCTTGTGCTAAATACCGGTACGTTGGCAGAGCAAACAATTCAGTCCATGCTTGCCGCAGGGAAAAAGGCCAATGAACTTAAAATTCCTGTTGTGCTTGATCCGGTAGGAGTAGGGGCTTCGAAATTGCGGAACCAGACGGTGGAACGCATTTTGCATGAGGTAAAAATTAGTGTCCTGCGGGGTAATATATCGGAGATACGGTATATCGCAGGGTTTGAAGCTTCAACAAAAGGTGTTGACGCTTCAGACGCAGATATGAGCAGCGGGCTTGAAGCTGCCTGCACCATTGTAAAGACAGCAGCGCGAAAATATGGCTGTACAGTGGCAGCCACAGGTGAAACGGATATCATATCAGACGGGCACCGAACTATTATGATTAAAAACGGCACAAGGCTGCTTGCCAGCGTGACAGGAACGGGATGTATGTGTACTTCACTTGTGGGGGCTTTCAGCGGAGTTACGAAAGACCCGATGGTTGCGGCGGCCGGCGGTGCGCTATGTATGGGCATAGCAGGCGAAATTGCAGAAGAAAAGGCCGGCAAAGTAGGGACCGGCAGTTTTCACATAGCAATTATTGATGCTGTAAGCCTCATGGACGCCGAAACATTAATGGAAAGGGCGAAGATTTATGAAACCAGAGATTGA
- a CDS encoding hypothetical protein (Family membership), translating into MPAVSIIMPVYNSKKYLEQAVKSVTAQTFTDFELILVDDGSTDDSGTLCDKFAEQDSRIRVIHKENGGICSARNAGLDAASGDYIGFIDNDDEYDPNMLLETVSIMEKEKVDWVRFSRKRRTVYEDGSVKADSNGVVGIAAAGECVVLRSEKLFESYCKLKQSGALYGIWNALFRRDIIEKYNIRFDTSVRFGGEDWLFNIEYFTHVESVAFLGRDLYIYNRRVTHSTSTKYDFNRIEAVLKVVKAESEIIKNLQLKSYFEAVNLFLFTINCCECGKIMVHPKCSLSRKQKISIFKQIREELLSSDAHILKKAFKLLPLSKNKAALSLLLYLHMYSLFLLFFKIKANLKKEV; encoded by the coding sequence ATGCCAGCCGTTAGCATAATTATGCCGGTTTATAACTCAAAAAAATATCTTGAACAAGCGGTAAAAAGTGTGACCGCTCAAACTTTCACTGATTTTGAGCTTATCTTGGTTGACGACGGTTCTACCGACGACAGCGGTACCCTGTGCGACAAATTCGCCGAACAGGACAGCCGCATCAGGGTAATCCACAAGGAAAACGGCGGCATATGCTCCGCCAGAAATGCAGGCCTTGACGCCGCTTCCGGCGATTATATCGGCTTTATCGACAACGACGACGAATATGACCCGAATATGCTTTTAGAAACGGTAAGCATAATGGAAAAGGAGAAGGTCGACTGGGTTCGCTTTTCAAGAAAAAGGCGCACTGTCTATGAGGATGGCTCGGTAAAGGCCGATTCAAACGGCGTGGTCGGCATAGCTGCAGCGGGTGAATGTGTCGTTCTGCGCTCCGAAAAACTTTTTGAAAGTTATTGCAAACTAAAACAGTCTGGGGCGCTTTATGGCATTTGGAACGCACTGTTCCGCCGCGATATTATTGAAAAATATAACATTCGTTTTGATACAAGCGTAAGATTCGGCGGTGAGGACTGGCTGTTCAACATAGAGTATTTTACACACGTTGAAAGTGTAGCATTTCTGGGACGTGATTTATATATCTATAACCGGCGTGTTACACACAGCACTTCGACAAAATATGATTTCAATAGAATAGAAGCTGTCCTAAAGGTCGTAAAAGCTGAAAGTGAGATAATTAAAAATTTACAGCTGAAATCCTATTTTGAGGCTGTAAATTTATTTTTGTTCACAATTAACTGCTGTGAATGTGGTAAAATAATGGTACATCCGAAATGCAGCCTTTCAAGAAAGCAGAAGATCAGCATCTTTAAGCAAATCAGAGAAGAATTGCTTAGCAGCGACGCTCATATTCTTAAAAAGGCATTTAAGCTGCTGCCGCTTTCAAAGAATAAAGCTGCGTTGTCGCTTCTGCTTTATCTTCATATGTATTCCCTTTTTCTGCTTTTCTTTAAGATTAAGGCAAACCTCAAAAAAGAAGTATAG
- a CDS encoding NAD-dependent epimerase/dehydratase (High confidence in function and specificity) → MQELNFSDKIMLEDFKNIAKSPLPWDKLRGVSLLVTGATGLIGSTLVKALAYCNSIGLTDVKILCLVRNREKALKVFEEIKDANIEFIVQDISEPVSYDGKIDYIVHGASQTSSKMFVTSPVETIMTAVNGTKNMLELAAAKKVKGFVYLSSMEAYGVFGGDEAPKKETDMGYINPLDVRSSYPESKRMCESLCKAYQSEMGVPARIARLVQTFGPGVSKSDNRVFAQFARSVINGEDIILHTKGETKRKYLYTSDAVTGILLLLLNGADGEAYNIANPDSFISIYDMACLVASLDKTGKVKVRIEIEDISKYGYAPTLIMNLSTEKIEALGWKANVSLKDAFIRMIESMKNQD, encoded by the coding sequence ATGCAAGAATTAAATTTCAGCGATAAAATAATGCTCGAAGATTTTAAAAATATAGCAAAAAGCCCTCTGCCGTGGGATAAGCTGCGCGGCGTATCATTGCTCGTTACAGGCGCAACGGGCTTGATTGGTAGTACACTTGTCAAGGCTCTTGCGTATTGTAACAGTATTGGCCTTACAGACGTAAAGATTCTTTGCCTTGTGAGAAACCGCGAGAAGGCCCTTAAGGTCTTTGAAGAAATAAAAGACGCGAATATTGAGTTTATTGTCCAGGATATATCAGAGCCGGTGTCCTATGACGGCAAGATAGATTATATTGTCCACGGCGCGTCCCAGACATCTTCAAAGATGTTCGTGACATCCCCTGTTGAGACGATAATGACTGCGGTCAACGGGACAAAAAACATGCTGGAGCTCGCCGCTGCGAAAAAGGTCAAGGGCTTTGTCTATCTCTCGTCCATGGAGGCTTACGGCGTCTTCGGCGGCGATGAGGCCCCTAAAAAAGAGACGGATATGGGTTACATCAACCCGCTTGATGTGCGCAGCAGCTATCCTGAAAGCAAGCGTATGTGCGAATCCCTCTGCAAAGCTTATCAGTCTGAAATGGGCGTTCCGGCAAGGATAGCGCGTCTTGTGCAGACATTTGGCCCCGGTGTGAGCAAATCCGACAACCGCGTCTTTGCCCAGTTTGCAAGGAGCGTCATTAACGGTGAAGATATTATCCTGCACACAAAGGGCGAGACAAAGCGCAAGTACCTTTATACAAGTGACGCTGTCACCGGTATATTGCTGTTACTGCTTAACGGCGCTGACGGTGAGGCCTACAACATTGCGAATCCCGATTCCTTTATCTCTATCTATGATATGGCGTGCCTTGTTGCCAGCCTTGATAAAACGGGCAAGGTAAAGGTAAGAATAGAAATCGAGGATATCAGCAAGTATGGGTATGCCCCGACGCTTATTATGAATCTTTCTACTGAAAAGATTGAAGCGCTGGGCTGGAAGGCAAATGTCAGCCTCAAAGATGCTTTTATCCGCATGATTGAAAGCATGAAGAATCAAGACTAA
- a CDS encoding LICD protein family superfamily protein (High confidence in function and specificity) encodes MDLGDICVHENTLRTLQLEELKILKVIIDICNRHNLRYCLIGGTLLGAVRHKGFIPWDDDIDIGMPRPDYEKFLQQAQKELKEPLAVKCFKFTPNYKYSFARVDTSEIQIETNSTNTKKIENLWVDIFPIDAMPNNKFLSFLHQKRLLFLRLMSKYSVFNEVVGQNKKNRPWYEKALIALGNKINPDRFMDYKKWYTKLDNAYKKYPYETADVVGNLCGVYKMHELVPKSYFEPFKTLEFEGMTVFVPNEYDKYLKHIYGDYMKLPPEDKREQHFAKIIYREDVDK; translated from the coding sequence ATGGATTTGGGTGATATATGTGTGCATGAGAATACGCTGAGGACACTGCAATTAGAGGAACTTAAAATTCTCAAAGTTATTATAGATATTTGCAACAGGCATAACCTGAGATACTGCCTTATTGGCGGTACACTTCTTGGCGCCGTCAGGCACAAGGGATTTATTCCTTGGGATGACGACATAGATATTGGTATGCCCCGCCCGGACTATGAAAAATTCCTGCAACAAGCGCAAAAGGAACTTAAAGAGCCTCTCGCGGTAAAATGCTTCAAATTTACACCGAATTATAAATATAGTTTTGCCCGGGTTGACACAAGCGAAATACAGATTGAAACCAATTCAACAAACACAAAAAAGATTGAGAACCTTTGGGTTGATATTTTCCCGATCGACGCCATGCCGAACAACAAATTCTTAAGCTTCCTACACCAGAAAAGGCTGCTATTTTTGCGCCTTATGAGCAAATATTCAGTCTTTAATGAGGTAGTCGGCCAGAATAAAAAGAACCGGCCATGGTATGAAAAAGCGCTTATCGCGCTGGGCAACAAAATTAACCCGGACAGATTTATGGACTATAAAAAATGGTATACAAAGCTCGACAACGCCTATAAAAAGTATCCCTATGAAACAGCTGATGTAGTCGGAAATCTTTGCGGAGTATATAAAATGCACGAGCTTGTCCCGAAATCATATTTTGAGCCTTTCAAAACGCTGGAATTTGAGGGCATGACTGTTTTTGTCCCAAACGAGTATGACAAGTATCTTAAGCATATTTACGGCGACTATATGAAGCTGCCCCCAGAAGATAAAAGAGAGCAGCATTTTGCCAAAATTATATATAGAGAGGACGTGGACAAATAG
- a CDS encoding hypothetical protein (Family membership) has protein sequence MRKKFGKYVLFLALATAFSGAYIIFGTQDHPLTSGITNKSNNVVLAASSIPSNRIWLEYPDGTYNGDIPVVGWAISFYGVKSIDIYLDGKKIDSIPNSAMTKRDDIVNKFGKDGYIDLDHSGFSYTVSKSQLSRGNHNIQVELIDNEGGVLRSNTRTFTVDLPPDKVWLETPDSINIGKTEATVSGWAMSPYGVESVEIYVDDKRVGSVSNSEMTKRSDLINKFAKDGYDDLDHSGFTYTLSTNGLSIGTHKIKVKVTDKFGDTIWSNERSIKIPENRMWVETSSIANGKTEATVSGWVMSHFGVERVEIYVDGKIIGSVLSSSMTKRDDLINKFTKDGYTGLDHSGFSYTFSTANLSIGTHKIKVKEIDNSGNSIWSNETSIKVPENRMWVETASLANNGKTEAIVSGWAMSHFGVKSVEIYVDDKIVGSVPSSSMTKRDDLINKFTKDGYTGLDHSGFSYTFSTANLSIGTHKVKVKEIDNSGNSIWSNETSIKIPENRIWLEYPNGTYYGDVTVGGWAMSHFGVERVEIYVDGKMIGSVLSSSMTKRYDLIVKFTGDGYADLEHSGFSYTISADKITPGTHTIKAVLVDKQGNDKCIINRTFMFGNVKYVNINATVDAMVSACTGATRDNIDPDKVLANGGLYEFLSLKCWEGYTASELEPMLKGCGVLEGHAQDFIDAAKEYKINPVYLIAHARLETGNGSSGLSSFEKNGKTYHNFFGICAFDTPHTGDDAYDYAVEKGWDTVRKAIFGGAEFISRNYVNCGLEPLPYEQDTLYEMKWNPERYSLTGEVTHQYATDGYTENDPLDWAMKISNIIKQYEYIFVGKQIEFIIPKYKG, from the coding sequence ATGAGGAAGAAATTTGGCAAATATGTGCTGTTTTTAGCATTAGCTACAGCATTTTCAGGGGCATATATTATTTTTGGCACCCAAGACCATCCGTTAACAAGTGGAATAACCAATAAGTCAAACAACGTCGTTTTGGCTGCAAGTTCAATTCCTTCAAATAGGATTTGGCTTGAGTATCCGGATGGTACATATAACGGGGATATACCTGTTGTCGGTTGGGCTATAAGTTTCTATGGCGTCAAAAGTATTGATATCTATTTGGACGGCAAAAAGATTGATTCAATACCGAACAGCGCCATGACAAAGCGTGATGATATAGTCAATAAGTTTGGCAAAGACGGTTATATCGATCTTGATCACAGCGGTTTTTCATATACTGTCAGTAAAAGCCAACTGTCAAGAGGCAACCACAATATACAAGTGGAGCTGATTGACAACGAAGGAGGAGTGCTGCGCTCAAATACCAGAACATTTACAGTGGATCTTCCGCCAGATAAAGTTTGGCTTGAGACCCCAGACAGTATAAACATCGGAAAAACTGAAGCGACTGTATCCGGCTGGGCTATGAGCCCATACGGCGTCGAAAGCGTTGAAATCTACGTAGACGATAAAAGGGTTGGCTCTGTATCGAACAGCGAAATGACTAAGCGTTCTGACTTAATAAATAAGTTCGCCAAGGATGGTTACGACGATCTTGATCACAGTGGCTTTACATACACTCTCAGCACTAATGGGCTGTCGATTGGGACTCATAAGATTAAAGTCAAGGTAACTGATAAATTCGGCGATACTATATGGTCAAACGAGAGAAGCATTAAGATCCCCGAAAATAGGATGTGGGTCGAAACCTCGAGCATTGCAAACGGGAAGACTGAAGCAACTGTATCCGGCTGGGTCATGAGCCATTTTGGCGTCGAAAGAGTCGAAATCTATGTAGATGGCAAAATAATTGGCTCTGTACTGAGCAGCAGCATGACGAAGCGTGATGACTTAATCAATAAGTTTACTAAGGACGGATACACTGGTCTTGACCACAGCGGCTTTTCCTATACTTTCAGTACAGCTAATCTGTCAATAGGGACGCATAAGATCAAAGTCAAAGAGATCGACAACAGTGGCAATTCCATTTGGTCAAACGAGACAAGCATTAAAGTCCCTGAAAATAGGATGTGGGTCGAGACTGCGAGCCTTGCAAACAACGGGAAGACTGAAGCGATTGTATCCGGCTGGGCCATGAGCCATTTTGGCGTCAAAAGCGTCGAAATCTATGTGGATGATAAAATTGTTGGCTCTGTGCCGAGCAGCAGCATGACGAAGCGTGATGACTTAATCAATAAGTTTACTAAGGACGGATACACTGGCCTTGACCACAGCGGCTTTTCCTATACTTTCAGTACAGCTAATCTGTCAATAGGGACGCATAAGGTCAAAGTCAAGGAAATCGACAACAGTGGCAATTCCATTTGGTCAAACGAGACCAGCATTAAAATCCCTGAGAACAGGATTTGGCTTGAGTATCCAAATGGTACATATTATGGGGATGTAACTGTTGGCGGCTGGGCCATGAGCCATTTTGGCGTCGAAAGAGTCGAAATCTATGTAGATGGCAAAATGATTGGCTCTGTACTGAGCAGCAGCATGACGAAGCGCTATGACTTAATTGTTAAGTTCACAGGCGACGGTTATGCCGACCTTGAGCACAGCGGATTTTCTTACACTATAAGCGCAGATAAAATAACGCCAGGAACGCATACAATCAAAGCAGTTCTTGTTGACAAACAGGGAAATGATAAGTGTATTATCAACAGAACATTTATGTTTGGTAATGTCAAATATGTCAACATTAACGCCACAGTAGATGCGATGGTAAGTGCATGTACCGGCGCCACACGTGATAACATTGACCCGGATAAGGTTCTAGCAAATGGCGGTTTATATGAGTTCCTGTCGTTGAAATGCTGGGAGGGCTATACAGCAAGTGAACTTGAACCGATGCTCAAAGGCTGCGGTGTGCTGGAAGGTCACGCACAGGATTTCATTGACGCTGCGAAAGAATATAAGATCAATCCTGTCTATCTTATAGCCCATGCAAGGCTTGAAACAGGCAACGGATCATCAGGATTGTCAAGTTTCGAGAAAAATGGGAAAACGTATCATAATTTCTTTGGAATCTGTGCCTTTGACACCCCCCACACTGGAGACGACGCATATGATTATGCTGTTGAAAAAGGTTGGGATACTGTCAGAAAAGCCATTTTTGGCGGGGCAGAATTTATATCAAGGAATTATGTCAACTGCGGTTTGGAACCATTGCCGTACGAACAGGATACCCTTTATGAAATGAAGTGGAATCCTGAAAGATATTCCTTGACAGGGGAAGTCACACATCAATATGCTACGGATGGCTACACTGAAAACGATCCTTTGGATTGGGCTATGAAGATAAGCAATATTATCAAACAGTATGAATATATATTTGTCGGCAAACAAATAGAGTTTATCATTCCTAAATACAAGGGGTAA
- a CDS encoding putative membrane protein (Hypothetical protein), translating into MALAFLFFSILLLMSEFVFFKTKKDILSPVFIYFSIFALSALVFAINFYNWNMPFGADTMFILLFGIAMFGVGSLIGYFTIKRSDSGRLKIEKYPEESVNYKVKEINIGTRTTLIISEIIVITDIWAILDSYRISILAGNGRGPLHMLPYVRSVTLYSTANLETPLLLKQLKYISLAFAFFYILVLAYDVFYLRKKIKLIYLLPPLCETVQMVLTTGRIIFLRVIIFLLIISAIMYRKRFGWNKKVIKNFLKYAILGGAIFFVIFRLAGALTGKSSKFNFYDNICLYLGGSLPAFDDYLHNFHSTNTEFGAETFINLQRILYKLHLADKYHNSALEWMSVYGMSYNTYTALRRYFHDFGYPGLALLQAFMGFFYTRFYLFVSRKEKGLLGLLIYGFIFYPVILSFDDDLFFISVLSTATITQIFYLICIYWFFIGRKQETPELLKRLGGKIKIFRNRRTTDA; encoded by the coding sequence ATGGCATTGGCGTTTCTGTTTTTTTCAATTTTGCTGCTAATGAGTGAATTCGTCTTCTTTAAGACTAAAAAGGATATATTGTCTCCAGTATTTATCTATTTTTCAATATTCGCGCTCAGTGCGCTCGTCTTTGCTATCAATTTTTACAACTGGAATATGCCTTTTGGTGCCGATACGATGTTTATACTGCTTTTCGGCATTGCCATGTTTGGCGTAGGTTCGCTTATCGGCTATTTTACAATTAAAAGAAGTGACAGCGGGCGGCTAAAAATCGAAAAATACCCGGAAGAGTCTGTTAATTATAAAGTAAAAGAAATCAATATCGGAACAAGAACCACTTTGATCATAAGTGAAATTATTGTTATAACAGATATCTGGGCAATACTTGACTCATATAGGATTTCGATTCTCGCGGGCAATGGGCGCGGGCCACTGCACATGCTGCCCTATGTCCGTTCTGTAACGCTTTATTCCACCGCGAATCTCGAGACGCCTCTTTTGCTTAAGCAGTTAAAATATATAAGCCTTGCCTTTGCTTTCTTTTATATTCTTGTTTTGGCGTACGACGTCTTTTACTTAAGAAAAAAGATTAAATTAATCTATCTTCTTCCTCCCCTATGTGAAACAGTTCAGATGGTTCTGACAACCGGAAGAATCATCTTTTTGAGGGTCATCATATTCCTTCTTATTATTTCAGCCATTATGTACCGTAAGCGCTTTGGCTGGAATAAAAAGGTCATAAAGAACTTTCTGAAATACGCGATACTGGGCGGAGCCATCTTTTTTGTAATCTTCCGGCTTGCCGGTGCGCTGACTGGAAAATCGTCTAAGTTTAATTTTTATGACAACATATGCCTGTATCTCGGTGGCTCTCTGCCGGCGTTTGACGATTACCTGCACAATTTCCATAGTACCAACACCGAGTTCGGAGCGGAAACGTTTATCAATTTGCAGCGAATTCTCTACAAGCTGCATCTCGCTGACAAATACCATAACTCCGCTCTTGAATGGATGTCGGTATACGGCATGAGCTATAATACTTATACCGCTCTGCGGCGCTATTTCCACGATTTTGGTTATCCTGGTCTTGCGCTGCTTCAGGCTTTTATGGGCTTCTTTTATACACGCTTTTACCTTTTCGTTTCGCGCAAAGAAAAAGGGCTCCTTGGTCTTTTAATTTACGGATTCATTTTCTATCCGGTTATTTTGTCTTTTGACGACGACCTGTTCTTTATATCTGTTTTGTCAACAGCTACTATCACCCAGATTTTCTATCTTATATGCATTTACTGGTTCTTCATTGGCAGAAAACAGGAAACACCGGAACTGCTTAAACGACTGGGCGGTAAAATAAAAATCTTCCGCAACAGGAGAACAACAGATGCCTGA
- the thiE gene encoding Thiamine-phosphate synthase (High confidence in function and specificity), with protein MKPEIDYRLYLVTDRTLMSTPTLEEAVEQAIEGGATLIQLREKTASSLDFYNIAKRIKRITDARNIPLIINDRLDIALAVDAAGVHVGQEDIPARIVRSIIGDEKILGVSVSNLQEAVKAQEDGADYIGVGAIFATGTKKDADIVSMEELKRIRAGVRLPIVAIGGINAKNVTSFDGIGINGIAVVSALISAKDIAGEAKKLKKLSLQVCQ; from the coding sequence ATGAAACCAGAGATTGACTACAGACTCTATTTGGTTACTGATAGGACGCTTATGAGCACGCCGACACTGGAAGAAGCAGTCGAGCAGGCGATTGAAGGCGGCGCAACGCTTATACAACTACGGGAGAAAACGGCTTCATCTTTGGATTTTTACAATATAGCAAAAAGAATAAAGCGCATTACCGACGCCCGCAATATCCCGTTAATTATCAATGACCGTCTCGATATCGCTTTGGCGGTTGACGCTGCAGGTGTCCATGTCGGTCAAGAGGATATTCCCGCGCGGATAGTCCGCTCTATAATCGGTGACGAAAAGATATTAGGCGTTTCGGTTTCAAATTTGCAAGAGGCGGTAAAGGCGCAGGAGGATGGAGCCGATTACATAGGAGTAGGGGCGATATTTGCTACGGGGACAAAAAAGGATGCAGATATTGTTTCAATGGAGGAATTAAAAAGGATAAGGGCCGGCGTCCGGCTGCCTATTGTGGCCATCGGTGGCATCAATGCAAAAAACGTGACGTCATTTGATGGGATAGGTATTAACGGAATCGCTGTTGTTTCTGCACTGATTTCGGCAAAAGACATTGCCGGAGAGGCGAAAAAACTCAAAAAATTGTCGTTGCAAGTATGTCAGTAA
- a CDS encoding hypothetical protein (High confidence in function and specificity), with protein MPERKLTRFFKNLAYAFSAQGIALILSAIQILIMPKFLGVREFSYFQLFIFYSTYVGIFHFGLIDGIYLRTGGKHYHELDFRLIGSQFWYTIVGQVLIALGIIAYGALTPHNSESRFVLYTTAINLIITNAITYVGYIFQATNHTRKFSISVMISKIFFLVFIAALIIFKQKHFQAFTVLYLVAQFASLVFCIYTGRQFVFAKLLEPFETLREMGINISVGINLMLSNFASMLILGSARIAIKQRWDIEAFGKISLAVSLTNFFLLFISQVSMVLFPALRQTDSESIKKYYRIMRNGLGVLLPVIPLFYLPISFILGLWLPKYKVSLEYLALLLPLCIFDGKMQMLCNTYLKVLRKERVILFINFLSVVLSIILSAIGALVIQNISAIVIFMSTAVAFRSVIAELYLSRLMNINAAKNLIGEILIASLFIVLSLCTGKIEAFLIYLAAYAVYIFIWRKSAKSTFLSFKGILKH; from the coding sequence ATGCCTGAACGAAAATTAACAAGGTTTTTCAAAAACCTCGCCTATGCCTTCAGCGCTCAAGGTATTGCGTTGATTTTAAGCGCAATACAGATACTTATCATGCCGAAGTTCTTAGGCGTAAGGGAATTTTCATACTTTCAGCTGTTTATTTTCTATTCCACATATGTCGGCATATTTCACTTCGGACTCATCGACGGTATTTACTTACGAACCGGCGGCAAGCACTATCATGAGCTTGATTTTCGGCTGATAGGTTCTCAATTCTGGTATACCATTGTAGGACAAGTTCTGATAGCGCTCGGTATAATCGCATACGGCGCACTGACGCCCCATAACTCTGAAAGCCGTTTTGTTCTGTACACAACTGCGATAAACCTTATCATTACAAACGCCATCACCTATGTTGGCTATATCTTTCAAGCGACAAACCATACGAGAAAATTCTCTATCTCCGTAATGATAAGCAAGATCTTTTTCTTAGTGTTTATCGCCGCCCTTATCATCTTCAAGCAGAAGCACTTTCAGGCGTTTACTGTTCTGTATCTTGTTGCACAATTTGCTTCGCTTGTATTCTGCATTTACACTGGCCGGCAGTTCGTGTTCGCCAAATTATTGGAGCCTTTCGAAACCCTACGGGAAATGGGTATCAATATATCCGTCGGCATCAATCTCATGCTCTCAAACTTTGCAAGTATGCTTATCTTGGGCAGTGCGCGCATAGCCATAAAACAGAGATGGGATATCGAGGCATTCGGAAAAATTTCTTTGGCCGTTTCGCTCACCAATTTCTTCTTGCTGTTTATCAGCCAGGTAAGCATGGTTTTGTTCCCGGCATTGAGACAAACTGACAGCGAAAGCATTAAAAAGTATTACCGCATTATGCGAAACGGGTTGGGCGTGCTGCTTCCGGTAATACCTCTATTCTATCTGCCTATTAGCTTCATTTTAGGGCTTTGGCTGCCAAAATATAAAGTCAGCCTTGAGTATCTTGCGCTGCTGCTGCCGCTCTGTATCTTTGACGGCAAAATGCAAATGTTGTGTAATACATACCTTAAAGTGCTCAGAAAAGAAAGGGTAATACTTTTTATTAATTTCCTCTCCGTTGTACTGAGCATTATCTTATCCGCTATAGGAGCTTTAGTTATCCAAAATATATCCGCCATTGTCATATTCATGTCAACTGCGGTTGCTTTCAGAAGCGTAATTGCTGAGCTGTATCTCTCACGATTGATGAACATAAACGCCGCTAAAAACCTTATCGGAGAAATACTGATTGCGTCACTCTTTATCGTGTTGTCGCTGTGTACCGGCAAGATTGAGGCATTTTTGATTTATCTGGCGGCATATGCCGTATATATCTTCATTTGGCGTAAAAGCGCTAAAAGCACATTCCTCTCGTTTAAAGGCATTTTAAAGCACTGA
- the ispD2 gene encoding putative 2-C-methyl-D-erythritol 4-phosphate cytidylyltransferase 2 (High confidence in function and specificity), giving the protein MNIALIFAGGTGQRMNSKTRPKQFLELHGKPIIIYTLENFDQHPDIDAIVVVCLKGWIDYLKKLLAKFAITKVTHIVEGGETGQNSIFNGLKVIHDNYPEDSVVLIHDGVRPLIDQQLITDNIECVLKHGSAISVSPAIETITLKSENGKVGEIIERSKCELAKAPQSFFLKDIYAAHLKAQADNYTEAIDSATLMRHYGHELYTVQSSPENIKITTPSDFYTFRAMLDARENSQIFGL; this is encoded by the coding sequence ATGAATATCGCCTTGATATTCGCGGGCGGAACTGGGCAGCGTATGAATTCAAAAACAAGGCCTAAGCAGTTCCTCGAACTCCACGGCAAACCGATCATTATTTACACTTTAGAGAATTTTGACCAACACCCTGACATCGACGCCATTGTGGTTGTATGCTTAAAAGGCTGGATAGATTATCTGAAAAAACTTCTGGCCAAATTTGCTATAACAAAGGTGACCCACATAGTTGAAGGCGGGGAAACCGGTCAGAACTCCATTTTCAATGGTCTCAAAGTCATTCATGACAATTATCCAGAAGATTCTGTTGTACTTATCCACGACGGTGTTCGTCCGCTGATCGACCAGCAGCTTATAACAGATAATATCGAATGCGTTTTGAAACATGGCAGTGCTATTTCTGTCTCACCGGCAATTGAGACTATTACTCTCAAGTCCGAGAACGGCAAAGTCGGCGAGATTATCGAGAGAAGTAAATGCGAGCTTGCCAAAGCACCCCAGAGCTTCTTCTTAAAGGATATCTACGCCGCCCATTTGAAGGCTCAGGCGGATAATTACACTGAGGCAATCGACTCGGCGACGCTTATGCGCCATTACGGGCATGAGCTTTACACCGTCCAATCATCCCCAGAAAACATCAAGATAACCACACCGTCAGATTTCTATACGTTCAGGGCGATGTTAGACGCGAGGGAAAATTCACAGATTTTCGGACTTTGA